The region AAAACGAATTATTAAAAATGTTGGCACTTTATGAAAACGATTTAATGCCTCGTGAAGTTGCTTTAACAAAAATTTGGCGCGATGATAACTATTTTACTTCTAGAAGTATGGATGTTTATATTGCTAAATTAAGAAAATACCTAAAAGCTGACGAAAATGTTGAAATTTTAAACATACATGGCGAAGGTTTTAGATTAGTAATCAAAAACAAAGAACAATAAAAAAAAGGCTTTAAGCCTTTTTTTTATTTAAAATAATTAAAATTATGGTTGCTTTCTATTTGTAAAAGCGTTTCGTAAATTAATTGAATTACATGTTCAACATCGTTTTTATGAACCATTTCAACCGTTGTGTGCATGTATCTTAAAGGTAACGAAATTAAAGCCGAAGCCACACCTCCGTTACTGTAAGCAAAAGCATCGGTGTCTGTACCTGTAACTCGTGACGATGCTAAACGCTGAAAAGGTATATTGTTTTTTTGAGCAGTATCAATAATTAAATCTCTTAAATTATTTTGTACGGCTGGTGCATAAGTTATAACAGGGCCTAAACCAATTTTTGTTTCACCCTCAATTTTTTTATCAATCATAGGTGTGGTACTATCATGACAAACATCCGTAATAATTGCAACATTAGGTTTAATAGTTTGTGTAATCATTTCGGCACCACGCAAACCTACTTCCTCTTGTACCGCATTGGTAATATACAATCCAAAAGGTAATTTTACATTGTTTTCTTTAAGTAAACGTGCAACCTCTGCAATCATAAAGCCCCCCATACGGTTGTCTAAAGCTCTGCATACAAATTTATTATCATTTAATATTTCAAAAGTATCAGGGTAGGTAATAATACACCCTACATGTATACCTAAAGCTTCAACTTCGGCTTTCGATTCACATCCGCAATCAATAAAAATATTTTCTAATTTAGGCGTAGGTTCATCCTTTCCTGCACGCATTCTTGTGTGTATAGCTGGCCAGCCAAAAACCCCTTTTACAATTCCGTTTTTAGTATGAATATTTACACGTTTTGATGGTGCAATAACCTGATCACTGCCACCATTTCTAATCACATAAATCATTCCGTCTTCTGCAATATAATTAACATACCATGAAATTTCATCGGCATGGCCTTCAATTACAACTTTAAAATCTGCTTCGGGGTTAATTACACCAACACAAGTTCCGTAAGTATCTGTAAATAAAGTGTCAACGTAAGGATTGATATAATCCATCCAAAGCTTTTGTCCTTCTTTTTCTGCGCCCGTAGGTGATGCATTATCTAAATAGTTCTTTAAAAATGTTAAAGATTCTGGTTTTAGTATGATTTTTGCATTCATTTTTTTAAAAATTATGTACGAAATTACTAATAATTTTGTTCTATATTTACCCTAAAATTGAAAAATTAAAATGAGAAAAGTTATATTATTGATTGTTGCATTTTTTGCCATGCAAATGCATGCACAGGTGAATGATTGGGAAAAATATGCTGATACTTTACGAACCAATGTTTTGGAAGATGGTGAGGTTGAAACAGAATACCTTTTGCCTGAAATGCACATAAATTTTTCTAAAGAAGAAATGGAACGCATTAAAATTCAAAATGTATTACGAAAACGAATTTTAAGAGTATATCCATATGCTGTTTTTACTAGTGAAAATTTAACTATTTTGAACGAGAATATGGCTAAAATGAAAACCAATTCGCAAAAAAGAAAATATTTAAAACGGACTGAAAAATATTTAAAAGAACAATTTGAAGAGCGTTTGAAGAAGCTTTCACGAAAAGATGGGCAAATTTTAGTGAAGTTAATTAACCGCCAAACAAATAAAACAACTTTTGAATTGGTTAAAGATTTAAAAAGTGGATGGAGTGCTTTTTGGAGTAATCAAACAGCTAAACTATTTGATATTCAGCTAAAAACAAAATACGACCCCGCTGAAGTTTTAGAAGATTTTTATATTGAAATGATTTTGCAGGAATTAAAAAATGAAGGCCGAATTGACTACCAAAAAGCTGCCAAAGATTTAAAAATAGATAAGGTTAAAGCAAATTGGAAACGTAAATTAGGCACTTCGGGTTACTATCCCGAAGAAGATTAATCAAACATTTTTTGGTATATTTGCAGGAAGTATTTAATTCATGGAGCAATTTATAGTATCGGCACGAAAATATCGTCCTCAAACGTTTAACGATGTTGTTGGGCAACAAACTATTACAAGTACTTTACTTAATGCCATTGAAAACAATCATTTGGCACAAGCACTACTTTTCACCGGACCACGTGGAGTTGGTAAAACTACTTGTGCACGTATTTTAGCTAGAAAAATTAACCAAATTGGGTATGACGATCCAAATGAAGATTTTTCTTTTAATGTATTTGAATTAGATGCAGCTTCAAACAATTCGGTTGAAGATATTCGTAATTTAATTGATCAAGTTCGCATACCTCCACAAACTGGTATTTATAAAGTTTATATTATAGACGAGGTGCACATGCTTTCTAATTCGGCATTTAATGCGTTTTTAAAAACATTAGAAGAACCACCAAAACATGCCATTTTTATTTTAGCAACAACCGAAAAACATAAAATAATACCTACTATTTTATCGCGTTGTCAAATATTTGATTTTAAAAGAATTACAGTTAACGATGCAAAGGAATACTTGAAACAAGTTGCATCAAGCCAAAACATTACTTTTGAAGAAGATGCTTTACAAATTATAGCTCAAAAAGCAGATGGAGCAATGCGCGATGCCTTATCAATTTTTGATAGGGTTGTATCGTTTTGCGGTTCCAATTTAACACGTCAAGCAGTTGCAGAAAATTTAAATGTTTTAGATTACGATTATTACTTAAAAGTGACCAATTTTATTTTAACAAGTGATATTCCTAATTTATTGTTGATGTTTGATACTGTTTTAACTAAAGGTTTTGATGCACATCATTTTGTTTCAGGTTTAGCTTCGCATTTTCGAAATTTGTTGGTATGTAAAAACCCGCAAACATTAAATTTACTTGATGTAAGTGATGAAAATAAAAATTTATTTTTACAACAAGCAGAAAAATTTATTCAGCAATTGCTAATTGAAGCTATTAATATTGCGAATAATTGTGATTTAAAGTATAAAGTAACTACAAATCAACGTTTATTAGTAGAATTATGCTTAATGCAATTGGCAACTTTAACCCACCCTGAAAAAAAAAATTTAATTCACAATTAATTCCGGCTGCATTTTTTAAAAATGTTAATGCTAAGAACATAGCTGAGCAAATTTCAAATATAGATGTTGTTGTAAATAAACCAATCACAACGAGTCCTGTTAAAGAAAAAGATACTCAGATA is a window of Myroides sp. JBRI-B21084 DNA encoding:
- a CDS encoding M42 family metallopeptidase is translated as MNAKIILKPESLTFLKNYLDNASPTGAEKEGQKLWMDYINPYVDTLFTDTYGTCVGVINPEADFKVVIEGHADEISWYVNYIAEDGMIYVIRNGGSDQVIAPSKRVNIHTKNGIVKGVFGWPAIHTRMRAGKDEPTPKLENIFIDCGCESKAEVEALGIHVGCIITYPDTFEILNDNKFVCRALDNRMGGFMIAEVARLLKENNVKLPFGLYITNAVQEEVGLRGAEMITQTIKPNVAIITDVCHDSTTPMIDKKIEGETKIGLGPVITYAPAVQNNLRDLIIDTAQKNNIPFQRLASSRVTGTDTDAFAYSNGGVASALISLPLRYMHTTVEMVHKNDVEHVIQLIYETLLQIESNHNFNYFK
- a CDS encoding DUF4294 domain-containing protein, coding for MRKVILLIVAFFAMQMHAQVNDWEKYADTLRTNVLEDGEVETEYLLPEMHINFSKEEMERIKIQNVLRKRILRVYPYAVFTSENLTILNENMAKMKTNSQKRKYLKRTEKYLKEQFEERLKKLSRKDGQILVKLINRQTNKTTFELVKDLKSGWSAFWSNQTAKLFDIQLKTKYDPAEVLEDFYIEMILQELKNEGRIDYQKAAKDLKIDKVKANWKRKLGTSGYYPEED
- the dnaX gene encoding DNA polymerase III subunit gamma/tau is translated as MEQFIVSARKYRPQTFNDVVGQQTITSTLLNAIENNHLAQALLFTGPRGVGKTTCARILARKINQIGYDDPNEDFSFNVFELDAASNNSVEDIRNLIDQVRIPPQTGIYKVYIIDEVHMLSNSAFNAFLKTLEEPPKHAIFILATTEKHKIIPTILSRCQIFDFKRITVNDAKEYLKQVASSQNITFEEDALQIIAQKADGAMRDALSIFDRVVSFCGSNLTRQAVAENLNVLDYDYYLKVTNFILTSDIPNLLLMFDTVLTKGFDAHHFVSGLASHFRNLLVCKNPQTLNLLDVSDENKNLFLQQAEKFIQQLLIEAINIANNCDLKYKVTTNQRLLVELCLMQLATLTHPEKKNLIHN